The Bacteroidota bacterium genomic sequence ATGCACCGTTCCAGTTTTCTTCAAACCATTTCCCCAAATCTTTTATTACCGGCCATTGATTGAACATGTTTGCAAAAATAAATTTATTTAGCCCGACTATTCACTTTTAATTTGCACTATTATTTTAGTTTGAATATTTTAATTATATATCAGGGAGATTTTCCCGAGGGTGGAGCAGGTACTTCGCGTATCAAAGATTTTTGCAAAGGTCTGCAAGAACTAGGGCATCATACCAAGTTGATGCTAATGTGGGCTTCGCATTTTAATGATTCAGGAATTAATACTGCTACTGAGGGAAATTATGAAAACACCCCTTATATATATATAAACAAAAGAAATACCCGTCCCAAAAGTTATATCGGTAAATTTTTCGACACGGTTAAATCTTTGTTTCGAACCAATCGTTACCTTATAAAAAACCGCAAAAATATTGATGTATTGTTCCTGTACTCGCCCGATATACATTATTATATACATATATATATGCTCGCCCGCATACTTTCTATACCTGTGGTGATAGAGCAAACAGAACTTAAATCGTCGCAATATTGGCAATACAAAAAAAGTATGTTTTATTATTTGAATAAATTCGACGAAAGATTTTCTCATTTTTTTGCCAAACATATTACCGTAAATTCAACCCGCTTGCAGCAGTATTATATAAAAAGTTATGGAACTGAACGGGTACACCTCCTCTCCAATACCATTGATAGTTCTAGGTTTGCTCATATTATAATACCAACCAAAGGGTGTATTGGATATATAGGTTCGTTTGGGGTAAAGGATGGCTTGTTATTAATTATTGAAGCATTTGCAGAAGCAAAAAAAGAGCATGATTTTATCACTTTAAAATTGATGGGATATTGTGAAAACCAAAAAAACATTTTGGAGTTGATCAAAAAATTGGGAATTGAAAACAGTGTTGAATTAACAGGGCCGCTCCTATATAATGAGGTGCCCGCACAATTGCAAAATTGCGATTTACTATTGATGAACCGCATAGACAGTACGTATGCAAACTTTGGCTTTCCCAATAAATTGGGTGAATATATGGCTACTGGGAACCCCGTAATATCAACCGATGTAAGTGATGTGTCTTTATATTTTACACACGGGGAAGATTTATATATTATACCTCCCAATAATACAGCGGCACTAGCAATGGGAATTATAGAGCGATATGATGATGTGGATAAATTTGACCAAATGGGAATTAGCGGTAAACAAAAGGCATTGGCGTTGTTTGATTACAAATTGGTTTGCACAAAATTAGAATCTGTTCTCAAAAAAGCCCTTTAGCAGGCTTTCGACATTACTTTTGCCAAGTATTTATGAATTTTAGATCCGCTGTTACCAAACGAAAAAGTAAACTCCTATTATTGGTTTTACTAAGCATCACCCTACAATCTAACAAATCGGATGAGGGTATATTTCCCTTATCATCATTGTCTGGCTTGGATTTGAAGAAAGCAGGCCTCAAAATTTCGCCCAAAGAATTATATAATCCTGAAGGGGTTAGTTTAATTGATGCGGTGGTGAGATTGGGTGGCTGCACAGGTTCATTTGTATCGCCTGATGGGCTTATAATTACCAACCATCACTGTGCATTTGGTGCCACGGCTTCCATCAGCGATTCGGCCCACGATTATATTACCAATGGTTTTAAAGCGAGTACCCACGAAGATGAACGCTCTGTTGATTTGCCTGTAAAAATTACAGTTTCGTATAAAGATGTTTCAGCAGAAGTTTTGCAAGAAGCTAATAAAATAAGTGACCCTGTGGTACGCATCAAATCTATCAATGATAAAATTAAACAGATTGAGCAATCAGAACGTGAAAAAAACCCAGGCTTATTATGCGAAATGTCGGAGATGTTCACGGGCAAACAATATGTATTGTTCCGTTACAAAACAATAAAAGATGTGAGGTTGGTTTATGTGCCTCCCCGCAGTGTGGGTGAGTACGGTGGCGAAACGGATAACTGGGTATGGCCTCGCCACTCGG encodes the following:
- a CDS encoding glycosyltransferase family 4 protein; the protein is MNILIIYQGDFPEGGAGTSRIKDFCKGLQELGHHTKLMLMWASHFNDSGINTATEGNYENTPYIYINKRNTRPKSYIGKFFDTVKSLFRTNRYLIKNRKNIDVLFLYSPDIHYYIHIYMLARILSIPVVIEQTELKSSQYWQYKKSMFYYLNKFDERFSHFFAKHITVNSTRLQQYYIKSYGTERVHLLSNTIDSSRFAHIIIPTKGCIGYIGSFGVKDGLLLIIEAFAEAKKEHDFITLKLMGYCENQKNILELIKKLGIENSVELTGPLLYNEVPAQLQNCDLLLMNRIDSTYANFGFPNKLGEYMATGNPVISTDVSDVSLYFTHGEDLYIIPPNNTAALAMGIIERYDDVDKFDQMGISGKQKALALFDYKLVCTKLESVLKKAL